CCCGGCCCGAGAGCCAGGTGGGTGTGTGCCCACTCAGGTGTCCTGGGCCCCCGACCCTGGGTTAGGGCTTGGGCTTTCTGGCACcgatggggggcaggggggtgcgATTCCAGGGCccattgccctctctgggctctgATGAAAGGGGGGTGCTCTGGGGTGGTCCTTGAGGCCACAGGGACAGCACAGGCCTGTCTCTGCAGCTGGCAAAGCGCTGGAAGGACAGCGACCGGGACGACTTCCTGGATGACTTTGGCTCTGAGAATGAGGATGACCTGCGGGTGAGGAAGCTGAAATCCCCCCCAGCCCAGCAGGTGAGGAAGGGGGGGTGCGGGTGGGGAACCGGGTGCTGGAGGGCAGAATGAGGAGGGGTTTGGGGGGGCTGTAGGAGATGCAGCAGACCCAAAAGAAGCCCTTGTAATTCCCACCCCCTGGCGAcatcccccccaaccccgccctcCCACCCGATGGGGCCCCCACTGAGCAGGACTCCTCTTGCCGCCCCAGCTTGGACACGAAGAGGAAAAAGGGGCCCCCGAGGCGGGCCCAGGCCTGCACAACAGCCAGGAGCTGGACAGTGGGGTGGGCCGGACAGACGAGAGCACCCGCAACGAGGAGAGCTCCGAGCACGACCTGCTGGGGGACGAGCCCCTGAGCACTGCCAACACGCCTGGGCCCTTGCGCAAGTTCGGCCTGCAAGGGGACGCCCTACAGAGCCGTGACTTCCACTTCAGCATGGACTCCCTGCTGGCCGAGGGCGCGGGGCTGGGCGGCGGTGATGTGCCAGGCCTCACGGACGAGGAGTATGAGCGCTACCGTGAGCTCCTGGAGATCAAGTGTCAcctggagaatggcaacccactgggcTTGCCCTTCCCCCGGGCTGCGGCCAGCCACGGCGCTCTGGATGTCAACCGCAATGAGAGCGCGGGCCATGAGCTGGCCgtgctggaggaggagctgcGGCACCTGGAGTTCAAGTGCCGCAACATCCTGCGGGCACAGAAGATGCAGCAGCTGCGGGAGCGCTGCATGAAGGCCTGGCTGCTGGAGGAGGAGAGCCTGTACGACTTGGCGGCCAGCGAGCCCAAGAAGCACGAGCTGTCTGACATTTCTGAGCTGCCCGAGAAGTCAGACAAGGACAGCACCAGCGCCTACAACACAGGCGAGAGCTGCCGCAGCACCCCACTGCTGGCCGAGCCCCTGCCTGAGAGCCCCCTGCGGCGGGTGGCAGCAGCGGCGGGCAACTCCAACCTCAACCGGACCCCCACGGGAGCCCCTGGCGCCGCCCAGCCCAAGGCCACTGCCCCCCCTCCCCCGGGGAGCCCCGCCAAGTTCCGATCCCTCTCCCGGGATCCCGATGTGGGCCGGAGACAGCACTCGGCTGAAGAGCGGGTCCGCCACGGACCCAAGACAGGGGTGGCCCTGGAGCACGTGGGCCCTGAAGGCAGCCCCTACCTGTCGCGGCACCACCGCGGCCCAGGCCAGGAGGGCGAGCACTATCACAGCTGCCTGCAGCTGGCCGCCCCACGCGGCCTCGAAGACCTGGGCCCCGGCCCCTTGAGTGTGGCCGCTGGCCCCCGGGTGGGTGGAGGGGCCGCGGCTGTGGGCCCTGAAGCACCCCGCATGGAGTGGAAGGTCAAAGTGCGCAGCGATGGGACCCGCTACGTGGCCAAGCGACCCGTGCGCGACCGCCTCCTGAAAGCCCGGGCCCTGAAGATCCGCGAGGAGCGCAGTGGCATGACCACCGATGATGATGCGGTGAGTGAGATGAAGATGGGCCGCTACTGGAGCAAGGAAGAGCGGAAGCAGCACCTGATCCGGGCCCGGGAGCAGCGGAAGCGGCGCGAGTTCATGATGCAGAGCCGGCTGGAGTGCCTTCGGGAGCAGCAGAACGGAGACAGCAAGGCCGAGCTCAACATCATCGCCCTGAGCCACCGCAAGACCATGAAGAAGCGAAACAAGAAGATCCTGGACAACTGGATCACCATCCAGGAGATGCTGGCCCATGGCACACGTTCGGCCGACGGCAAGCGGGTCTACAACCCTCTGCTCTCGGTCACCACCGTGTGAGcaccctctgtgctccagggcGCGGGTCCAGTGACCTGGCCAGATCCCCATCTCCTGCCCTCGCTTAGCATCtagcctgtgtctgtgtgtgagcgTGGGACTTTGCTACCCAGACAGAAGCCCCCGCAGAGAAGGGATGCCTCTCCTCATCAGCAACTTCCTTCTCCTCAGGGAGAGTGACCACATCCACAGTTGG
This genomic interval from Bos indicus x Bos taurus breed Angus x Brahman F1 hybrid chromosome X, Bos_hybrid_MaternalHap_v2.0, whole genome shotgun sequence contains the following:
- the PDZD4 gene encoding PDZ domain-containing protein 4 isoform X3 is translated as MGCNMCVVQKPEEQYKVMLQEVELYKSSHRDKLGLMVCYRTDEEEDLGIYVGEVNPNSIAAKDGRIREGDRIIQINGMDVQNREEAVAILSQEENTNISLLVARPESQLAKRWKDSDRDDFLDDFGSENEDDLRVRKLKSPPAQQLGHEEEKGAPEAGPGLHNSQELDSGVGRTDESTRNEESSEHDLLGDEPLSTANTPGPLRKFGLQGDALQSRDFHFSMDSLLAEGAGLGGGDVPGLTDEEYERYRELLEIKCHLENGNPLGLPFPRAAASHGALDVNRNESAGHELAVLEEELRHLEFKCRNILRAQKMQQLRERCMKAWLLEEESLYDLAASEPKKHELSDISELPEKSDKDSTSAYNTGESCRSTPLLAEPLPESPLRRVAAAAGNSNLNRTPTGAPGAAQPKATAPPPPGSPAKFRSLSRDPDVGRRQHSAEERVRHGPKTGVALEHVGPEGSPYLSRHHRGPGQEGEHYHSCLQLAAPRGLEDLGPGPLSVAAGPRVGGGAAAVGPEAPRMEWKVKVRSDGTRYVAKRPVRDRLLKARALKIREERSGMTTDDDAVSEMKMGRYWSKEERKQHLIRAREQRKRREFMMQSRLECLREQQNGDSKAELNIIALSHRKTMKKRNKKILDNWITIQEMLAHGTRSADGKRVYNPLLSVTTV
- the PDZD4 gene encoding PDZ domain-containing protein 4 isoform X2, coding for MGCNMCVVQKPEEQYKVMLQVNGKELSKLSQEQTLEALRASKEPLVIQVLRRSPRLRGDGSCHDLQLVDSGTQTDITFEHIMALGKLRPPTPPMVILEPFVPSELPPISHEYYDPAEFMEGGPQEADRMDELEYEEVELYKSSHRDKLGLMVCYRTDEEEDLGIYVGEVNPNSIAAKDGRIREGDRIIQINGMDVQNREEAVAILSQEENTNISLLVARPESQLAKRWKDSDRDDFLDDFGSENEDDLRLGHEEEKGAPEAGPGLHNSQELDSGVGRTDESTRNEESSEHDLLGDEPLSTANTPGPLRKFGLQGDALQSRDFHFSMDSLLAEGAGLGGGDVPGLTDEEYERYRELLEIKCHLENGNPLGLPFPRAAASHGALDVNRNESAGHELAVLEEELRHLEFKCRNILRAQKMQQLRERCMKAWLLEEESLYDLAASEPKKHELSDISELPEKSDKDSTSAYNTGESCRSTPLLAEPLPESPLRRVAAAAGNSNLNRTPTGAPGAAQPKATAPPPPGSPAKFRSLSRDPDVGRRQHSAEERVRHGPKTGVALEHVGPEGSPYLSRHHRGPGQEGEHYHSCLQLAAPRGLEDLGPGPLSVAAGPRVGGGAAAVGPEAPRMEWKVKVRSDGTRYVAKRPVRDRLLKARALKIREERSGMTTDDDAVSEMKMGRYWSKEERKQHLIRAREQRKRREFMMQSRLECLREQQNGDSKAELNIIALSHRKTMKKRNKKILDNWITIQEMLAHGTRSADGKRVYNPLLSVTTV
- the PDZD4 gene encoding PDZ domain-containing protein 4 isoform X1; translation: MGCNMCVVQKPEEQYKVMLQVNGKELSKLSQEQTLEALRASKEPLVIQVLRRSPRLRGDGSCHDLQLVDSGTQTDITFEHIMALGKLRPPTPPMVILEPFVPSELPPISHEYYDPAEFMEGGPQEADRMDELEYEEVELYKSSHRDKLGLMVCYRTDEEEDLGIYVGEVNPNSIAAKDGRIREGDRIIQINGMDVQNREEAVAILSQEENTNISLLVARPESQLAKRWKDSDRDDFLDDFGSENEDDLRVRKLKSPPAQQLGHEEEKGAPEAGPGLHNSQELDSGVGRTDESTRNEESSEHDLLGDEPLSTANTPGPLRKFGLQGDALQSRDFHFSMDSLLAEGAGLGGGDVPGLTDEEYERYRELLEIKCHLENGNPLGLPFPRAAASHGALDVNRNESAGHELAVLEEELRHLEFKCRNILRAQKMQQLRERCMKAWLLEEESLYDLAASEPKKHELSDISELPEKSDKDSTSAYNTGESCRSTPLLAEPLPESPLRRVAAAAGNSNLNRTPTGAPGAAQPKATAPPPPGSPAKFRSLSRDPDVGRRQHSAEERVRHGPKTGVALEHVGPEGSPYLSRHHRGPGQEGEHYHSCLQLAAPRGLEDLGPGPLSVAAGPRVGGGAAAVGPEAPRMEWKVKVRSDGTRYVAKRPVRDRLLKARALKIREERSGMTTDDDAVSEMKMGRYWSKEERKQHLIRAREQRKRREFMMQSRLECLREQQNGDSKAELNIIALSHRKTMKKRNKKILDNWITIQEMLAHGTRSADGKRVYNPLLSVTTV